The following proteins are encoded in a genomic region of Planococcus lenghuensis:
- a CDS encoding acetyl-CoA carboxylase biotin carboxyl carrier protein subunit codes for MKELKATMAGTVLNVLVAEGQAIEAGQAVCTLESMKMEIPVEAEVSGKVESVQVEIGAFVNEGDTLLTFSE; via the coding sequence ATGAAAGAATTAAAAGCGACAATGGCAGGCACGGTGCTTAATGTACTCGTGGCAGAAGGGCAGGCAATTGAAGCCGGACAGGCGGTATGCACGCTGGAATCCATGAAAATGGAAATTCCGGTGGAAGCGGAAGTAAGCGGGAAAGTGGAAAGTGTCCAAGTGGAAATCGGGGCATTTGTAAACGAAGGGGACACATTGCTGACATTCAGTGAATGA
- a CDS encoding acetyl-CoA carboxylase biotin carboxylase subunit — protein MRKVLVANRGEIARRIIRTCKRLGIETVAVYSEADADLPYVREADEAVLIGPSQVAQSYLQADTIIDEAKRLGVDAIHPGYGLLSENAGFARKTAEAGLVFIGPDATVIEKMGDKIEARRTMQQAGVPVVPGTENGVTSLEEAVAEAENIGYPIMLKASAGGGGIGMVRCENEQALTQQFNSVKNRAKAYFGDDLVFLEKFLPEARHIEVQIFGDDQGNVIHLFERNCSVQRRNQKVIEESPSPELPEDVRQELCEAAVRAGKAVGYQNAGTVEFIVDQSNRFYFLEMNTRLQVEHPVTEEVTGLDLVEWQLKVASGEPVPGQEEISAAGHAIEYRIYAEDPVTFFPSPGTLERLQWGEGARIDSGYEEGNAVTPYYDPMIAKVIIKGESREEILRQSREFFASAAIEGVKTNIPLFRMFLEAEAFTAGNYSTATLGKWLENMKEEQNS, from the coding sequence ATGAGGAAAGTGCTAGTGGCAAACCGGGGAGAAATCGCCCGGCGCATTATCCGGACGTGCAAGCGGCTGGGTATCGAAACGGTTGCTGTCTACTCAGAAGCGGATGCTGATCTTCCATATGTAAGGGAAGCGGATGAAGCTGTGTTGATCGGGCCCAGTCAAGTGGCCCAGTCTTACTTGCAGGCAGATACAATCATTGACGAAGCAAAGCGGCTGGGAGTGGATGCCATCCATCCGGGGTATGGCCTGCTGTCTGAAAATGCGGGCTTTGCACGAAAAACAGCTGAAGCCGGTCTCGTATTCATCGGTCCGGACGCTACGGTCATCGAGAAGATGGGTGATAAAATCGAAGCGCGCCGCACGATGCAGCAGGCAGGGGTACCTGTTGTGCCGGGGACAGAAAATGGCGTGACATCACTTGAAGAAGCGGTGGCAGAAGCAGAAAACATTGGTTACCCAATCATGTTGAAGGCAAGTGCAGGCGGGGGCGGAATCGGCATGGTCCGCTGTGAAAATGAGCAAGCGCTCACTCAGCAGTTCAATTCCGTTAAGAACCGGGCGAAAGCCTATTTTGGTGATGACCTTGTCTTTCTGGAGAAATTCCTTCCGGAAGCTAGGCATATCGAAGTTCAGATTTTTGGAGATGACCAAGGGAACGTCATTCATTTATTTGAACGGAATTGTTCTGTCCAGCGGCGCAACCAGAAAGTGATTGAAGAATCACCATCACCGGAGTTGCCGGAAGACGTGCGGCAGGAATTGTGCGAAGCTGCCGTCCGGGCAGGAAAAGCGGTCGGTTATCAAAATGCCGGCACTGTGGAATTCATCGTTGATCAAAGCAACCGGTTTTATTTTCTCGAGATGAATACCCGGCTGCAGGTGGAGCATCCGGTGACCGAGGAAGTGACAGGTTTGGATTTGGTGGAATGGCAGCTAAAGGTTGCATCAGGTGAACCAGTACCCGGCCAGGAAGAAATTTCTGCTGCCGGCCATGCTATCGAATACCGGATCTATGCGGAAGACCCGGTTACGTTTTTCCCTTCTCCTGGCACACTTGAACGCCTGCAATGGGGGGAAGGCGCCCGGATTGACAGCGGTTACGAAGAAGGCAATGCAGTTACGCCTTATTACGATCCGATGATTGCGAAAGTCATTATCAAGGGAGAGAGCCGGGAAGAAATACTGCGGCAATCGCGGGAATTCTTTGCGTCTGCCGCAATAGAAGGCGTAAAAACGAACATCCCGCTGTTCAGGATGTTTTTAGAGGCAGAAGCATTTACTGCCGGCAATTACTCGACAGCCACTTTAGGAAAATGGCTCGAGAACATGAAGGAGGAGCAGAACTCATGA
- a CDS encoding enoyl-CoA hydratase/isomerase family protein — MTYRIEETDGVLTMTINRSEIRNAINHSVMDGFEKFIAAVQDSRAHCAVITGAGGEAFCSGGDLSVFHELKTEEEAFPMLSRMADLLYRIKMLPVPVIAVVNGSAVGGGCEIATACDFRLVKREAKCGFIQGTLAITTGWGGGSYLLETLQHDRAMQMLTSARMYSAEELKGNGWATELYEQDTDITGFLDRFRKIDSNVHRAYKQLAVQRWETNGLKSRVDLEVRHCAKLWALDAHHAAVDRFLNKSR, encoded by the coding sequence GTGACTTATCGCATCGAAGAAACGGATGGCGTGCTAACAATGACAATCAACCGGTCTGAAATCCGGAATGCCATCAATCACAGTGTAATGGACGGATTTGAAAAGTTTATTGCCGCAGTGCAAGACAGCCGTGCCCATTGCGCTGTCATTACAGGCGCGGGTGGAGAGGCATTTTGTTCAGGCGGCGATCTGTCTGTATTCCATGAGCTGAAAACAGAAGAAGAAGCGTTCCCCATGCTGTCACGGATGGCCGATCTCCTATACCGGATCAAGATGCTGCCTGTTCCGGTAATTGCTGTGGTGAATGGCAGCGCAGTGGGGGGAGGGTGTGAGATTGCAACCGCCTGTGATTTTCGCCTGGTGAAAAGAGAGGCGAAATGTGGCTTTATCCAAGGCACACTTGCTATCACGACCGGCTGGGGAGGCGGAAGTTACCTGCTCGAAACCCTTCAGCATGACCGGGCAATGCAAATGCTCACTTCCGCGCGGATGTATTCGGCTGAAGAATTGAAGGGCAACGGCTGGGCAACGGAATTGTATGAGCAGGACACCGACATCACCGGGTTTCTGGACCGTTTCAGGAAAATCGATTCCAATGTCCACCGAGCGTATAAACAGCTGGCTGTGCAGCGCTGGGAAACAAATGGCCTTAAGAGCCGCGTCGACCTGGAAGTCCGCCACTGTGCAAAATTATGGGCGCTGGATGCCCATCATGCCGCTGTGGACCGCTTTCTCAATAAAAGCCGGTAG
- the rpmF gene encoding 50S ribosomal protein L32, translating to MAVPFRRTSKTAKRKRRTHFKIEVPGMISCPNCGESKLTHRVCKNCGHYKGKEVVSK from the coding sequence ATGGCTGTACCGTTTAGAAGAACTTCCAAAACAGCGAAGAGAAAGCGCCGTACGCATTTCAAAATCGAAGTGCCTGGCATGATTTCCTGCCCGAACTGTGGCGAATCGAAATTGACTCATCGTGTCTGCAAAAATTGCGGTCACTATAAAGGAAAAGAAGTTGTCAGCAAATAA
- a CDS encoding YceD family protein, whose protein sequence is MKWSVIQLQKYQRSGLQLDETVRLDEVKERNSDIRSISPVHVTGHCTVGSKKMTCQLRVEGVMILPCARTWEDVEFPFDIKSDEIFTWSEYAEDSGDDNVHAVEGDVVDLQPVLEELILLEVPLQVFREGADEVVIEGGENWSYKTDDQLREETANAQPKTDPRLADLAKFFDQTEE, encoded by the coding sequence ATGAAATGGTCAGTTATTCAACTGCAAAAGTATCAGCGTAGTGGATTGCAGCTGGATGAAACGGTCCGGCTTGACGAAGTTAAGGAACGAAATTCAGATATTCGGTCCATTTCACCTGTTCACGTCACAGGACATTGCACAGTCGGTTCCAAGAAAATGACTTGTCAGCTCAGGGTGGAAGGCGTAATGATTCTTCCTTGCGCCCGCACATGGGAAGACGTTGAATTTCCGTTTGATATTAAATCAGATGAAATTTTCACATGGTCGGAATACGCAGAGGATTCTGGAGATGACAATGTTCATGCGGTGGAAGGGGATGTCGTCGATCTCCAGCCGGTGCTCGAAGAACTGATTCTGCTGGAAGTGCCGCTCCAAGTATTTAGAGAAGGTGCGGATGAAGTCGTCATTGAAGGTGGAGAAAACTGGTCATATAAGACGGATGACCAGCTCCGGGAAGAGACGGCAAACGCCCAACCAAAAACCGATCCAAGACTTGCCGATCTGGCTAAGTTCTTTGATCAGACTGAGGAATAG
- a CDS encoding nucleotidyltransferase gives MKATGIVVEYNPFHNGHLHHAEKARELSGADTVIAVMSGQFLQRGEPAFVDKWTRTRMALASGVDLVIELPYGYATAQAAEFAKGAITLLDALNCSSFCFGSEQGEIVPFLNTLDLLTDQRELYEQEIRRFVQSGISYPKALNEAYRSLLPSQTAFADLTQPNNILGFHYIEAARILGSAIQPLTISRLGAGYHDPIVSGVPIASATGIRQAISEGSAISEMVDFLPAASVEEMHHFLSEHHTFGSWDLFYPLLRAAILRDRPSRLSAYAEVTEGIENLLYEAAKNAAGFSDFMQHAKSKRYTWTRIQRMLTHIYTGFTWEQLKAFDRPEYIRILGMTHTGRQYLNSQKKEAKLPLISRAADLPGEMGAFDLHASYMYLLGLGASDVRKEFIVPPIYAG, from the coding sequence ATGAAAGCAACTGGAATCGTCGTTGAATATAACCCTTTTCACAACGGACATTTGCATCACGCTGAAAAAGCCCGGGAACTGTCAGGTGCCGATACGGTGATTGCTGTTATGAGCGGTCAATTTCTGCAGCGCGGTGAACCTGCGTTCGTTGATAAATGGACCCGTACACGCATGGCGCTCGCATCAGGTGTCGATCTTGTCATCGAACTCCCATATGGATATGCAACAGCACAGGCGGCGGAATTCGCAAAAGGTGCCATCACGCTGCTCGATGCTCTGAACTGCAGCTCCTTTTGCTTCGGAAGCGAGCAGGGAGAAATCGTTCCCTTCCTTAATACACTGGATCTTCTCACCGACCAGCGAGAGCTGTATGAACAGGAAATCCGGCGTTTCGTCCAATCCGGCATCAGCTATCCGAAAGCGCTGAACGAAGCCTATCGGTCACTGTTGCCTTCCCAGACAGCATTTGCCGATCTGACTCAGCCAAACAATATTCTTGGCTTCCATTATATCGAAGCCGCCCGCATTCTTGGCTCCGCAATTCAGCCGCTCACCATCAGCCGGCTTGGTGCCGGCTATCATGATCCGATTGTGTCAGGCGTTCCGATTGCCAGTGCCACCGGCATTCGACAAGCTATATCTGAAGGAAGTGCCATCAGTGAAATGGTGGACTTTCTTCCGGCGGCATCTGTGGAAGAAATGCATCATTTCCTCTCAGAACATCATACGTTTGGCAGCTGGGACCTCTTTTATCCGCTTTTACGGGCAGCCATTCTGCGGGACAGGCCTTCCCGGTTGTCAGCTTACGCGGAAGTAACGGAAGGCATCGAGAACCTGCTTTACGAAGCAGCGAAGAATGCAGCCGGCTTTTCTGATTTCATGCAGCATGCAAAGTCAAAGCGATACACATGGACCCGAATTCAGCGGATGCTGACGCATATCTATACCGGATTCACCTGGGAACAACTGAAAGCGTTTGACCGCCCTGAATACATCCGCATACTTGGTATGACCCATACTGGGCGGCAGTATTTGAATTCACAGAAAAAAGAGGCCAAACTGCCCCTCATCAGCCGGGCAGCGGATCTGCCTGGTGAAATGGGCGCATTCGACCTCCATGCATCGTACATGTATTTGCTTGGACTCGGGGCAAGCGATGTAAGAAAAGAATTCATTGTGCCGCCCATCTATGCCGGCTGA
- a CDS encoding SepM family pheromone-processing serine protease produces the protein MRIKQVVFLLVITVIALLISLYPLNTYITRPGHAFELSPIVEVEGGDEDDEGSLSLMTVTMMQATPALYAWAAFADGYKIVSPSRFRNPHESEAEYNVRQLQLMSESQIYAIQVAYEAAGEYFELVHEGVFVINILPAAAAEGILEPGDRIVSIDGMLYETLDQFTEHLAGLESGDTVTVEAERNGRIIEETIEVAPIPGAEERIGLGIAFTEDLGVESEPDIRFESEDIGGPSAGLMYSLEIYNQLVDEDITHGLEIAGTGTISSDGEVGRIGGIDQKVIAADKAGIEVFFAPNDKVGDLESNYSVAAETAVEIGTDMEIVPIETFTDALEYLETLQPA, from the coding sequence ATGAGAATAAAGCAAGTGGTCTTTCTTTTGGTGATCACTGTCATCGCGCTTCTGATTTCCCTTTATCCGCTTAATACGTATATCACCCGCCCGGGACATGCTTTCGAGTTATCGCCCATTGTGGAAGTTGAAGGCGGCGATGAAGATGATGAAGGTAGTCTGAGTCTTATGACGGTGACGATGATGCAGGCAACACCAGCACTATATGCCTGGGCTGCTTTTGCCGATGGCTATAAAATTGTTTCGCCGAGCCGGTTCCGGAATCCGCATGAGAGCGAGGCTGAATATAACGTGCGCCAGCTGCAGCTGATGTCGGAATCGCAAATCTATGCGATTCAGGTGGCTTACGAAGCAGCGGGAGAGTATTTTGAGCTGGTTCATGAAGGTGTATTTGTTATAAATATCCTGCCTGCAGCAGCTGCTGAGGGGATTCTTGAACCTGGTGACCGAATCGTTTCAATCGACGGTATGCTGTATGAAACGCTTGACCAATTCACCGAACACCTGGCAGGGCTGGAGTCCGGTGACACAGTGACCGTGGAGGCCGAACGGAACGGCAGGATCATTGAAGAAACGATTGAAGTTGCGCCTATTCCGGGAGCCGAGGAGCGGATTGGTCTCGGTATTGCTTTTACGGAAGACTTAGGCGTGGAATCGGAGCCCGATATCCGGTTTGAGTCGGAAGATATCGGAGGCCCGTCAGCCGGACTGATGTATTCTCTTGAAATCTATAATCAGCTTGTGGATGAAGACATAACACATGGTCTTGAAATTGCAGGAACTGGTACGATTTCATCGGATGGTGAAGTTGGCCGCATCGGCGGAATCGATCAGAAAGTGATTGCCGCAGACAAAGCGGGTATCGAAGTGTTCTTTGCGCCAAACGACAAAGTCGGCGATCTGGAAAGTAATTATTCCGTCGCTGCGGAAACAGCTGTGGAAATCGGGACGGATATGGAAATCGTGCCGATTGAGACATTTACGGATGCTTTGGAATACCTTGAAACGCTTCAGCCGGCATAG
- the coaD gene encoding pantetheine-phosphate adenylyltransferase — translation MGKIAIVPGSFDPVTLGHLDIIKRAAVIFDELHVVVLNNSSKKPLFDVEERMELLRKVTEDIANVQVSSFQGLLVDYAAEVNADAVVRGLRAVSDFEYEMQITSMNRVLSERLETVFMMTNNQYSFLSSSIVKEVAKYGGDISELVPVQVKEALVRKFQ, via the coding sequence GTGGGGAAAATCGCAATCGTACCGGGGAGTTTTGATCCGGTTACATTAGGGCATCTTGATATCATAAAACGGGCTGCTGTCATCTTTGATGAATTGCATGTGGTAGTCCTGAATAACTCGTCAAAAAAACCTCTTTTTGATGTGGAAGAACGGATGGAGCTGCTGCGGAAAGTGACTGAAGATATTGCAAACGTGCAGGTCAGCTCATTCCAGGGACTGCTTGTGGATTATGCTGCTGAAGTGAATGCGGATGCAGTAGTCCGAGGACTTCGGGCAGTCTCCGATTTCGAGTATGAGATGCAAATTACATCGATGAATCGGGTACTGAGCGAGCGGCTGGAAACGGTCTTCATGATGACCAATAATCAGTATTCGTTTTTGAGTTCAAGTATCGTAAAAGAAGTAGCGAAATATGGCGGAGATATCAGTGAACTGGTGCCCGTTCAAGTGAAAGAAGCATTGGTCCGCAAATTCCAATGA
- the rsmD gene encoding 16S rRNA (guanine(966)-N(2))-methyltransferase RsmD — translation MVCRLVWYAGKKKECKKMRVIAGQAKGIPLKAVPGIQTRPTGDKVKESVFNIIGPFFDGGTAIDLFAGSGGLGIEALSRGCEAAIFIDKSRKATETIQANLEKSRLSDGAQVYRTDAKKAISVMAKKGIKGHLLFLDPPYKDTAAYDLLDAAAESGVLTENAIAVCEHDKEVKLPDETVFFKLIKSSAYGSTIISIFRRKEIEEA, via the coding sequence ATGGTATGCCGGCTTGTTTGGTATGCCGGAAAAAAGAAGGAGTGCAAGAAAATGCGTGTAATTGCAGGACAAGCCAAGGGCATCCCGCTGAAGGCGGTTCCGGGAATCCAGACACGGCCGACAGGGGATAAAGTGAAAGAGTCGGTTTTCAACATAATCGGTCCTTTTTTTGACGGGGGAACCGCAATCGATTTGTTTGCCGGAAGCGGCGGGCTTGGGATTGAAGCGCTTAGCCGCGGATGTGAGGCCGCCATTTTCATCGACAAAAGCAGGAAAGCGACGGAGACGATACAGGCTAATTTAGAGAAGAGCCGACTTTCAGACGGAGCGCAAGTCTACCGGACTGATGCAAAGAAAGCGATCAGTGTTATGGCGAAGAAAGGCATAAAGGGGCACTTGCTGTTTCTCGATCCGCCGTATAAGGATACCGCTGCCTATGATCTATTGGATGCAGCAGCAGAATCCGGGGTGCTGACAGAAAATGCAATTGCAGTATGTGAACATGATAAAGAAGTGAAACTGCCGGATGAAACGGTCTTTTTTAAACTCATTAAAAGCAGTGCATACGGCAGCACCATAATTTCAATTTTCCGGCGCAAGGAAATTGAGGAGGCGTAA
- a CDS encoding DUF7147 family protein — translation MNQRFIELGEGFGDIYELLELLSSNSHRFLNAFIFNTVTESGQPALSVAVAFSPGGASNFTPIYICREGIQPNSKRVKLFEESVKEIGRTPIKLDVKPSYLFADTRLYFNYLIGILRLNHYLPPLA, via the coding sequence ATGAATCAGCGTTTTATAGAATTAGGAGAAGGCTTCGGAGACATCTATGAGCTGCTGGAATTGCTTTCCTCCAACTCGCACCGTTTTCTGAATGCATTTATTTTTAATACAGTTACAGAGTCAGGCCAGCCTGCCCTGTCAGTCGCTGTCGCTTTTTCACCGGGAGGAGCGAGTAATTTCACTCCGATTTATATTTGCCGGGAAGGCATTCAGCCGAATTCGAAGCGGGTCAAATTATTCGAAGAAAGTGTGAAGGAGATCGGCAGGACGCCGATCAAACTTGACGTGAAGCCATCTTACTTGTTCGCGGATACCCGGCTCTACTTTAATTATTTGATCGGAATCCTGCGACTCAACCACTACCTGCCGCCTCTCGCCTGA
- a CDS encoding YlbG family protein, with amino-acid sequence MRDRQGLIVYVHHLKQAKSLRKYGHVQFISRKLKYAVVYVDQESVAAMKEKLEKLPYVKAVLESYRPFVKTEYENAKPDKAKEYDYKMGL; translated from the coding sequence ATGCGTGATCGCCAAGGGCTGATCGTATATGTTCATCATTTAAAACAGGCAAAATCCCTGCGTAAGTACGGACATGTCCAGTTCATCTCCAGAAAACTCAAATATGCTGTGGTTTACGTGGACCAGGAATCTGTGGCTGCCATGAAAGAAAAACTTGAAAAATTGCCTTATGTAAAGGCCGTTTTGGAATCGTACCGGCCGTTCGTGAAAACGGAGTACGAAAATGCCAAGCCTGATAAAGCAAAAGAATATGATTATAAGATGGGTCTATAA
- a CDS encoding glycerophosphodiester phosphodiesterase: protein MGKKTKIGIAAAAAGAAAWAGSKALIHPELRSAKEALSYERPVVLAHRGGMLLAPEHSMAAFQNAAELGVDGFETDIRLTKDEEIIMFHDSHVDRTTDGAGRVADMTLEELKKLDAGYQFTDLEGNNSYRGKGEIIVTLKEVLRKFPDMFINIDIKDAPETYEGSLIPSKLWRLLESEGALDRVVVTSFFDEQIDRFNLYAQNRTAIGAGVNEIKKAYSAFTSQFGHLYKPRADLFQLPVRYKSIPLDSPRFISFLEQLNVPVHYWVIDDKDEMKILLASGARGIVTDRPDLAVDALRTHIAQQD, encoded by the coding sequence ATGGGAAAGAAAACAAAAATCGGCATAGCCGCTGCTGCGGCCGGAGCCGCAGCATGGGCAGGCTCAAAAGCACTCATCCACCCTGAACTCCGATCTGCTAAAGAAGCACTGAGCTATGAACGGCCGGTTGTACTCGCCCATCGTGGCGGCATGCTTCTGGCACCCGAACATTCAATGGCGGCATTCCAAAATGCGGCAGAGCTGGGCGTGGACGGATTCGAAACGGATATCCGTCTTACAAAAGATGAAGAAATCATCATGTTCCATGATTCACATGTTGACCGCACAACGGACGGGGCAGGCCGCGTGGCTGACATGACACTTGAAGAACTGAAGAAGCTCGATGCCGGGTATCAATTCACCGATCTGGAAGGCAATAACTCTTACCGGGGCAAAGGCGAGATAATTGTGACGCTAAAAGAAGTATTACGCAAGTTTCCTGATATGTTTATTAATATTGATATAAAAGATGCGCCTGAGACATACGAAGGCAGCCTCATTCCTTCGAAACTCTGGCGGCTCCTGGAGTCGGAAGGCGCTCTCGACCGGGTCGTCGTCACCAGCTTCTTTGACGAGCAGATCGACCGCTTCAATTTATATGCCCAGAACCGGACTGCCATCGGCGCAGGCGTGAACGAAATCAAAAAGGCCTATTCCGCTTTTACAAGCCAGTTTGGTCATTTGTATAAGCCGCGCGCAGATTTATTTCAACTGCCAGTTCGTTATAAATCAATTCCACTTGATTCACCCCGGTTCATCTCATTCCTGGAGCAGTTGAATGTACCCGTTCATTACTGGGTGATCGACGATAAAGATGAAATGAAAATTTTGCTGGCAAGCGGTGCAAGAGGAATCGTCACGGACCGTCCAGATCTAGCGGTTGACGCTCTCCGTACGCATATCGCCCAACAGGATTAA
- a CDS encoding YlbF family regulator, translating to MFMTSEWMLVTDVSDELSQMILESEQAARYAAAWNTVYTDKQLAAEVAAFQRLKDQYDEVQRFGKYHPDYSRVMKQIRVDKRRLDMHEKVAALRLAENDLQDLLDEVSFILGRSVSEAVKIPSGNPFFNSDSSCGSGCGSGGACSCSA from the coding sequence ATGTTCATGACTTCTGAATGGATGTTAGTAACAGACGTTTCAGACGAATTGAGTCAAATGATTCTTGAATCAGAGCAGGCAGCTCGTTATGCCGCTGCATGGAATACCGTCTATACCGATAAACAGCTCGCAGCAGAAGTTGCTGCATTTCAGCGCTTGAAAGACCAGTATGATGAGGTGCAGCGCTTCGGCAAGTATCATCCTGACTATTCCCGGGTCATGAAGCAGATCCGTGTAGATAAACGCCGGCTGGATATGCATGAAAAAGTGGCAGCTCTCCGACTGGCTGAAAATGACTTGCAGGATCTGCTGGACGAAGTCAGTTTCATTCTCGGACGGTCCGTATCGGAAGCAGTTAAGATTCCATCAGGCAATCCATTTTTCAATTCCGATTCATCCTGTGGTAGCGGCTGCGGTTCAGGCGGTGCCTGTTCCTGCTCTGCCTGA
- a CDS encoding PaaI family thioesterase, translated as MTDLTEQFRQVLARSTAEDRKMLADWLAGFEQKQQGAYSTYLNAALQMNRELLDDRCIISLPNTPFIHNSLGIPHGGIIATLLDTAMGTLASSRCPEGFVTVTSTFNVHYLSVADTSALIAEAHILRAGRHMMIVEGKVEKSDGELVAHATGSFFIIPTPQ; from the coding sequence ATGACTGACTTAACTGAACAGTTCCGTCAAGTGCTGGCCCGCAGCACTGCTGAAGACCGGAAAATGCTGGCTGATTGGCTGGCAGGCTTTGAACAGAAGCAGCAAGGTGCCTACTCCACTTACTTGAATGCGGCTCTGCAAATGAATAGAGAACTTTTGGATGACCGGTGTATTATATCACTTCCGAACACACCATTTATACATAATTCCCTCGGCATTCCGCACGGCGGGATTATTGCCACTCTGCTGGATACAGCAATGGGCACTCTTGCCAGCAGCCGCTGTCCAGAGGGATTTGTAACTGTAACTTCGACTTTCAATGTTCATTATCTTTCTGTTGCTGATACTTCCGCGCTCATTGCTGAAGCGCATATTCTGCGTGCCGGCCGGCATATGATGATTGTTGAAGGGAAAGTCGAAAAGTCAGATGGTGAACTCGTCGCGCATGCTACAGGTTCTTTTTTCATTATTCCTACACCGCAGTAG
- a CDS encoding CAP domain-containing protein, producing MKKGLRFLIAGLIVLLALFIWDSPIQENEPLLAPETIDPLPANESADVSLGAARPDAGVSMFIGKSVEEWLAQFGEPARIEPSAFEYEWWVYPEPLAEYKMAGVRDGKVVQVYAAGAETNIEPFTIGQTLEELYRFTIVQSEVSVEFDSNVYTFHLATDDLNKRLLVKFNGVYAQLYLDQEDGRLEAARFIDAQTLISHRPYDMIYMGELLPREKPSSRDQQAVDAANTRQLVEIANVYRNHHGQPLLPVLPELHEVAKAHSADMAQNTLGDADSEPMSLAERLEAADIAYDEAAANTAVEYYDAAEAVHGWLNSDKHRSILLAEEFTHTGAGVFNQFYTQEFLRRDAASVLSD from the coding sequence TTGAAGAAAGGTCTCCGCTTCTTAATTGCAGGGCTGATTGTACTGCTCGCTCTGTTCATATGGGATTCACCGATTCAGGAAAACGAACCGCTCCTGGCTCCGGAAACCATCGATCCTTTGCCGGCGAATGAATCCGCTGATGTTTCACTGGGGGCTGCACGGCCTGACGCAGGAGTTTCCATGTTCATTGGAAAATCCGTTGAGGAGTGGTTGGCGCAATTTGGTGAGCCAGCCAGAATCGAGCCTTCTGCTTTCGAGTACGAATGGTGGGTCTATCCTGAGCCGCTGGCTGAATACAAGATGGCAGGTGTCCGGGACGGAAAAGTGGTCCAGGTTTATGCTGCTGGAGCAGAAACGAATATCGAGCCCTTCACAATCGGACAGACACTTGAGGAATTGTACCGGTTTACAATCGTACAGAGTGAAGTGTCCGTCGAGTTCGATTCTAATGTCTATACTTTCCACCTGGCCACAGACGACTTGAATAAGCGGCTGCTGGTTAAGTTTAATGGTGTTTATGCACAATTATATCTTGATCAGGAAGATGGCCGGCTTGAGGCGGCCCGTTTCATCGATGCGCAGACGCTGATCAGCCATCGGCCATACGATATGATTTATATGGGTGAATTGCTGCCGCGTGAAAAACCGTCTTCCCGAGACCAGCAGGCAGTGGATGCGGCAAACACACGTCAGCTTGTTGAAATTGCAAACGTATACCGGAATCATCACGGCCAGCCGTTACTGCCGGTTCTCCCTGAATTGCACGAAGTGGCAAAGGCGCATAGTGCCGACATGGCCCAAAATACGTTAGGTGATGCAGATTCAGAGCCAATGAGCCTGGCTGAACGGCTGGAAGCAGCGGATATCGCATACGATGAGGCGGCCGCGAATACTGCAGTAGAGTACTATGATGCAGCAGAGGCAGTGCATGGCTGGCTGAATTCTGACAAGCACCGGAGCATTTTGCTGGCAGAGGAGTTTACTCATACCGGGGCGGGTGTATTCAATCAATTCTACACACAGGAATTTTTAAGGCGGGATGCTGCCTCTGTTCTTTCAGACTAA
- a CDS encoding YugN family protein, which translates to MDFENTGLEQTRADIQVMTEIMNKYGMTSEGAWDYERITYDRKFIIQEGVYYLRVFGYAVSGDIDANDAMVQLMTPVLGKHYYPHGIEYGADEIFPEHLVKKCFDILTSIKADLQEFEIHV; encoded by the coding sequence ATGGATTTCGAGAACACAGGACTGGAACAGACCCGTGCAGATATACAGGTAATGACAGAGATCATGAACAAATATGGCATGACGAGCGAAGGCGCATGGGATTACGAGCGGATTACATATGACCGCAAATTTATCATTCAGGAAGGTGTCTATTACCTCCGTGTGTTTGGATATGCAGTCAGCGGCGACATTGATGCAAACGATGCGATGGTCCAGCTCATGACACCTGTATTAGGAAAACATTATTACCCACACGGCATTGAATATGGAGCGGATGAAATTTTCCCGGAACATCTGGTAAAGAAATGTTTCGATATTCTGACGTCTATTAAAGCAGACTTACAGGAATTTGAAATTCATGTATAG